The following proteins come from a genomic window of Geothrix edaphica:
- a CDS encoding cytochrome c biogenesis protein ResB, whose amino-acid sequence MIKTLASRTWAFFKSFQLTIVLLALLMLLVVFCTLAQVELGTAGAVNAYMRSFFVWHQFSFLPFPIPTFPGGGLVGLMLTLNLIAKTLDIQRTWTKAGMWLVHAGLVILFAGEFVAGLMQVDTNLSIEVGQTVNYVQSYKNMELAVIDTTDPTWDEVYSVPDTLLAKGGAIAIPGTPITLNVKRYFPNSELSNLPPGAQPSLATAGIGPGVSVVERPTVTNDNEMNTGSVFVEPVAGGRSYGIWLASMAIGAPQSFTHEGRTYALSMRLRRQYLPYSFTLKQFRHDVYPGTDIPKNFSSLVQVVNPSQKESREVLIYMNQPLRYEGKTFYQASFGKNDTLSVLSVVENPGWLLPYVSCVLVSLGLLVHFAIVLRRSLKRRQDKKEG is encoded by the coding sequence TTGATTAAGACACTCGCCTCCCGCACCTGGGCTTTCTTCAAGTCCTTCCAGCTCACCATCGTGCTGCTGGCCCTGCTCATGCTCCTCGTGGTGTTCTGCACCCTGGCCCAGGTGGAACTGGGCACGGCCGGTGCCGTGAACGCCTACATGCGCAGCTTCTTCGTCTGGCACCAGTTCAGCTTCCTGCCCTTCCCGATCCCCACGTTCCCGGGCGGCGGCCTGGTGGGCCTCATGCTCACCCTCAACCTCATCGCCAAGACCCTCGACATCCAGCGCACCTGGACCAAGGCCGGCATGTGGCTGGTCCACGCGGGCCTGGTGATCCTGTTCGCCGGCGAGTTCGTGGCCGGCCTGATGCAGGTGGACACCAACCTCTCCATCGAGGTGGGCCAGACCGTCAACTACGTCCAGAGCTACAAGAACATGGAGCTGGCCGTCATCGACACGACCGACCCCACCTGGGACGAGGTCTACTCGGTACCGGACACCCTGCTGGCCAAGGGGGGCGCCATCGCCATCCCCGGCACGCCCATCACCCTGAACGTGAAGCGCTACTTCCCCAATTCGGAGCTTTCGAACCTGCCGCCCGGAGCCCAGCCGTCCCTGGCCACCGCCGGCATCGGCCCTGGTGTCTCCGTCGTCGAGCGGCCCACCGTCACCAACGACAATGAGATGAACACGGGCTCCGTGTTCGTGGAGCCGGTGGCCGGTGGCCGCAGCTATGGCATCTGGCTGGCCTCCATGGCCATCGGGGCACCCCAGTCCTTCACCCACGAGGGCCGCACCTACGCGCTCTCCATGCGCCTGCGCCGCCAGTACCTTCCGTACTCCTTCACGCTCAAGCAGTTCCGGCATGACGTGTACCCCGGCACCGACATCCCCAAGAACTTCTCGAGCCTGGTGCAGGTGGTGAACCCCTCCCAGAAGGAATCCCGGGAGGTGCTCATCTACATGAACCAGCCGCTGCGGTACGAGGGCAAGACCTTCTACCAGGCGAGCTTTGGCAAGAACGACACCCTGTCCGTCCTTTCCGTGGTCGAAAATCCCGGCTGGCTTCTCCCCTATGTGTCGTGCGTGCTGGTCTCGCTGGGCCTGCTCGTGCACTTCGCCATCGTCCTGCGACGCTCGCTGAAGCGGCGCCAGGACAAGAAGGAGGGCTGA
- a CDS encoding 4a-hydroxytetrahydrobiopterin dehydratase, translating to MSWIEQDGCLVREFRTPDFMTAFRIVTAVVEPSEAMNHHPDIIFGWGHVRIALTTHDAGGITEKDQQLARLIDEAVRPFDL from the coding sequence ATGAGCTGGATCGAGCAGGACGGATGCCTGGTCCGGGAGTTCCGGACGCCGGATTTCATGACCGCCTTCCGGATTGTGACCGCCGTAGTGGAACCTTCGGAGGCCATGAATCACCACCCAGATATCATCTTTGGCTGGGGCCACGTCAGGATCGCCCTGACCACCCACGACGCTGGAGGTATCACAGAGAAGGATCAGCAGTTGGCCAGACTCATCGATGAAGCGGTCCGGCCTTTCGACCTGTAA
- a CDS encoding cytochrome c biogenesis protein, with protein MTFVQKYLAWGAGVLALLIALVVALPGGKVRGFDAAGFGNLPILDGGRVKPLDSLARNSLLVIHSRQGFRYQGRTIGPDEWILDVMFRPQVADQQPIFVIDDPDVIGLIGAKQTKNRNYFSFADLSTHLEEIQKQAQTAQPIAPQKRTRFQSAIVNLFDRAYLYYKLRNTLQLAGSPGLGWELQSIGDAEAAARHQELMQLAAFRILPPLPGGNPDAWKNVGEGLRAMASGQGVHPALVPLARLNAAYLANDAASFNAALADMKGVVSTLKPGALSHANNEIVFNRAQPFFVGLSIYFVAFLVLCVSWIYKPELLRPTAYSLLFAGAIVHTLGLAARIILQGRPPVTNLYSSAVFVGWGAVILGLIVERMYRKGFGTAVAAAAGFASLIVAQNLGTEGDTMEMMRAVLDSNFWLATHVVTITIGYSGTFLAGAIAIGYAIRKHIVAKVDVETDKALVDMAYGIICFALFFSFVGTVLGGIWADQSWGRFWGWDPKENGALLIVLWNAIILHARWAGYVRERGTMVMAIFGNVITACSWFGVNMLGVGLHSYGFMDQAFYALTGFIVSQLVFMAICAAPARFWEQKPHSKA; from the coding sequence ATGACCTTCGTGCAGAAATACCTCGCCTGGGGCGCCGGCGTCCTCGCTCTGCTCATCGCGCTGGTCGTCGCCCTGCCGGGCGGCAAGGTCCGCGGCTTCGATGCCGCTGGCTTCGGCAACCTGCCCATCCTCGATGGCGGACGCGTCAAGCCGCTGGATTCCCTGGCCCGCAACTCCCTCCTGGTCATCCACAGCCGCCAGGGCTTCCGCTACCAGGGACGCACCATCGGGCCCGACGAGTGGATCCTCGACGTGATGTTCCGGCCCCAGGTGGCCGACCAGCAGCCCATCTTCGTCATCGATGATCCGGATGTCATCGGCCTCATCGGCGCCAAGCAGACCAAGAACCGCAACTACTTCAGCTTCGCCGACCTCTCCACCCACCTGGAGGAGATCCAGAAGCAGGCGCAGACCGCCCAGCCCATCGCGCCCCAGAAGCGGACCCGCTTCCAGAGCGCCATCGTGAACCTGTTCGACCGCGCCTACCTCTACTACAAGCTGCGGAACACCCTCCAGCTGGCGGGGTCGCCTGGCCTCGGCTGGGAGCTCCAGTCCATCGGCGATGCCGAGGCTGCCGCCCGTCACCAGGAACTGATGCAGCTCGCGGCCTTCCGCATCCTGCCGCCCCTGCCCGGTGGCAACCCCGATGCGTGGAAGAACGTGGGTGAGGGCCTCCGCGCCATGGCTTCCGGCCAGGGCGTCCACCCGGCCCTGGTGCCCCTCGCCCGGCTCAACGCGGCCTACCTCGCCAATGATGCCGCCAGCTTCAATGCCGCCCTGGCCGACATGAAGGGTGTGGTCAGCACCCTGAAGCCCGGCGCCCTGAGCCACGCGAACAACGAGATCGTCTTCAACCGCGCCCAGCCCTTCTTCGTGGGCCTGTCGATCTACTTCGTGGCCTTCCTCGTCCTGTGCGTGTCCTGGATCTACAAGCCCGAGCTGCTGCGCCCCACGGCCTATTCGCTGCTCTTCGCCGGCGCCATCGTCCACACCCTGGGCCTGGCGGCGCGCATCATCCTCCAGGGCCGCCCCCCGGTGACGAACCTCTACTCCTCCGCCGTGTTCGTGGGCTGGGGCGCGGTGATCCTGGGCCTCATCGTGGAGCGGATGTACCGCAAGGGCTTCGGCACGGCCGTGGCCGCCGCCGCGGGCTTCGCGTCCCTCATCGTGGCCCAGAACCTGGGCACCGAAGGCGACACCATGGAGATGATGCGGGCCGTGCTGGACTCCAACTTCTGGCTGGCCACCCACGTCGTGACCATCACCATCGGCTATTCCGGCACCTTCCTCGCGGGCGCCATCGCCATCGGCTACGCCATCCGGAAGCACATCGTCGCCAAGGTGGATGTGGAGACGGACAAGGCCCTCGTGGACATGGCCTACGGCATCATCTGCTTCGCCCTCTTCTTCAGCTTCGTGGGCACCGTGCTGGGCGGCATCTGGGCCGACCAGTCCTGGGGCCGCTTCTGGGGCTGGGATCCCAAGGAGAACGGCGCCCTGCTCATCGTGCTGTGGAACGCCATCATCCTTCACGCCCGCTGGGCAGGCTACGTGCGTGAGCGCGGCACCATGGTGATGGCCATCTTCGGCAACGTGATCACAGCCTGCTCCTGGTTCGGCGTGAACATGCTGGGCGTGGGCCTGCACTCCTATGGCTTCATGGACCAGGCCTTCTACGCCCTGACCGGGTTCATCGTCAGCCAGCTGGTCTTCATGGCCATCTGCGCTGCGCCAGCACGGTTCTGGGAACAGAAGCCGCATTCCAAGGCTTGA